A region from the Pseudomonas sp. KU26590 genome encodes:
- a CDS encoding rhodanese-related sulfurtransferase, with the protein MTQTAPIVVAALYKFVTLSDYVALREPLLQAMVDNGIRGTLLIAEEGINGTVSGSREGIDGLMAWLKNDPRMVDIDHKESYCDDQPFYRTKVKLKKEIVTLGVPGVDPNKAVGTYVDPKDWNALIADPEVLLIDTRNDYEVSIGTFEGAVDPKTTSFREFPDYIKAHFDPTKHKKVAMFCTGGIRCEKASSYMLGEGFEEVYHLKGGILKYLEEVPKEETRWQGDCFVFDNRVTVRHDLTEGDYDQCHACRTPISAEDRASEHYLPGVSCPHCWNSLSEKTRRSAIDRQKQIDLAKARNQPHPIGRNYRALDGQTTENQSNEA; encoded by the coding sequence ATGACCCAAACCGCACCCATCGTCGTCGCGGCGCTGTACAAATTCGTCACCCTTTCCGATTACGTCGCACTGCGCGAGCCACTGCTGCAGGCGATGGTCGACAATGGCATCAGAGGCACGCTGCTGATCGCTGAAGAAGGCATCAACGGCACGGTCTCCGGTAGCCGCGAGGGCATCGACGGCTTGATGGCCTGGCTGAAGAACGATCCGCGCATGGTCGACATCGATCACAAAGAATCGTACTGCGACGACCAGCCGTTCTATCGCACCAAGGTCAAACTCAAGAAAGAGATCGTGACCCTCGGCGTGCCGGGCGTTGATCCGAACAAGGCCGTGGGCACCTACGTGGACCCCAAGGACTGGAACGCGCTGATCGCCGACCCTGAAGTGCTGCTGATCGACACCCGCAACGATTACGAAGTGTCAATCGGCACCTTCGAAGGCGCGGTTGACCCCAAGACCACTTCATTCCGTGAGTTTCCGGACTACATCAAAGCCCATTTCGATCCGACGAAGCACAAGAAGGTCGCGATGTTCTGCACCGGCGGCATTCGCTGTGAGAAGGCATCCAGCTACATGCTCGGCGAAGGCTTTGAAGAGGTCTATCACCTCAAGGGCGGCATTCTCAAATACCTTGAGGAAGTGCCCAAGGAAGAAACCCGCTGGCAGGGCGACTGCTTCGTTTTCGACAATCGCGTCACCGTGCGTCACGACCTGACCGAAGGCGACTACGATCAATGCCATGCCTGCCGCACGCCGATCAGCGCAGAAGACCGTGCCAGCGAGCATTATTTGCCCGGCGTCAGTTGCCCGCATTGCTGGAATTCGCTGAGCGAGAAAACCCGCCGCAGCGCCATCGATCGGCAGAAGCAGATCGACCTGGCGAAAGCACGCAATCAGCCGCACCCGATCGGTCGCAACTACCGTGCGCTTGACGGTCAGACGACTGAAAACCAAAGCAACGAGGCCTGA
- a CDS encoding DsbA family protein, with translation MSTRLLYVMDPMCSWCWGFSPVAEALVEQAGAAGVPLHLVVGGLRTGSGAALEPATKRYILEHWQAVHEATGQAFRFDGALPDGFVYDTAPACRAIVAARSLAPDVAWRLVKEIQQAFYLHGRDVTHGSVLAELAEKAGLPRIEFAEAFDSVEQHNATASDFSWVQDLGIAGFPTMLAERNGQLALLTNGYQSLDVLGPLLGRWLERNASA, from the coding sequence ATGTCCACCCGCCTGCTGTATGTGATGGACCCGATGTGTTCGTGGTGCTGGGGGTTCTCTCCGGTGGCCGAAGCATTGGTCGAGCAGGCGGGAGCGGCGGGAGTGCCGTTGCATCTGGTGGTGGGCGGATTGCGCACCGGCAGTGGCGCGGCGCTGGAACCGGCGACCAAACGCTACATCCTCGAACACTGGCAAGCGGTGCACGAGGCCACGGGTCAGGCGTTCCGTTTTGACGGCGCCTTGCCCGACGGTTTCGTCTACGACACCGCGCCCGCCTGCCGGGCCATTGTCGCGGCGCGCAGTCTGGCGCCAGACGTTGCCTGGCGGCTGGTCAAAGAAATCCAGCAGGCCTTTTACCTTCACGGCCGCGACGTCACCCATGGCTCGGTGCTGGCCGAGCTGGCGGAAAAAGCCGGTCTGCCGCGCATCGAGTTCGCCGAAGCCTTCGACAGCGTCGAACAGCACAACGCGACCGCGTCGGATTTTTCCTGGGTTCAGGACTTGGGCATCGCGGGCTTCCCGACGATGCTCGCCGAGCGCAACGGCCAACTGGCGCTGCTGACCAACGGCTATCAGTCTCTTGATGTCCTCGGGCCTTTGCTGGGTCGCTGGTTGGAGCGCAACGCCAGTGCCTGA
- a CDS encoding ABC transporter ATP-binding protein: MSSGLCWVAGWSATPVPDVPDLEHRNGAASTQERLAADRLNWAQIRRLALQHRKSLWVANGVAVLAVLCSVPIPLLLPLLVDEVLLGKGNSALIFMNQFLPESLHKPVGYIALMLLATLCLRLGALVFNVIQARLFAGLAKDIVYRIRTRLIERLKRISLSEYESLGSGTVTAHLVTDLDTVDKFVGETLSKFLVAMLTLTGTAAILMWMHWQLALLILLFNPLVVFATVKLGKRVKHLKKLENDSTSRFTQALTETLDAIQEIRASNRQGYFLGLLGLRAREVRDYAVSSQWKTDASGRASGLVFQFGIDIFRAAAMLTVLFSDLSIGHMLAVFSYLWFMIGPVEQLLNLQYAYYAAGGALTRINELLARADEPQYPGQINPFAGRQTVGIEVHGLSFGYNDERVLDQLDLSINPGEKVAIVGASGGGKSTLVQLLLGLYTAKSGVIRFGGSSLQEIGLDTVRENVAVVLQHPALFNDTVRANLLMGREQDDNACWQALEIAQMDATIRALPLGLDSVVGRSGVRLSGGQRQRLAIARMVLADPKVVILDEATSALDAATEYNLHQALNRFLSGRTTLIIAHRLSAVKQADRVLVFDGGRIAEDGDHQQLIADGGLYARLYGHLQQV; encoded by the coding sequence ATGTCCTCGGGCCTTTGCTGGGTCGCTGGTTGGAGCGCAACGCCAGTGCCTGACGTCCCCGACCTGGAGCATCGCAATGGCGCTGCATCAACTCAAGAGCGTCTTGCCGCTGATCGCCTGAACTGGGCGCAAATCCGCCGCCTTGCCCTGCAGCACAGGAAGTCGCTGTGGGTCGCCAATGGCGTCGCGGTTCTGGCCGTGCTCTGCTCGGTGCCGATCCCTCTGTTGCTGCCCTTGCTGGTCGATGAAGTGCTGCTGGGCAAAGGCAATTCGGCGCTGATTTTCATGAATCAGTTCTTGCCTGAAAGCCTGCACAAGCCTGTCGGCTACATCGCCCTGATGCTGTTGGCGACACTTTGCCTGCGTCTGGGCGCGCTGGTGTTCAACGTGATTCAGGCGCGTTTGTTCGCCGGGCTGGCCAAGGACATCGTCTATCGCATCCGCACCCGACTGATCGAGCGGCTCAAGCGCATCTCGCTGAGCGAATACGAAAGCCTGGGCAGCGGCACCGTCACCGCTCATCTGGTGACTGATCTGGACACCGTCGACAAGTTCGTCGGCGAGACGCTGAGCAAGTTTCTTGTGGCGATGCTCACCCTCACGGGGACCGCTGCGATCCTGATGTGGATGCACTGGCAGCTGGCGCTGCTGATTCTGCTGTTCAACCCGCTGGTGGTATTCGCCACGGTGAAGCTCGGCAAGCGCGTCAAACACCTCAAGAAACTGGAAAACGACAGCACTTCGCGCTTCACCCAGGCGCTCACTGAAACCCTCGACGCTATCCAGGAGATCCGCGCCAGCAACCGTCAGGGCTATTTCCTCGGATTGCTCGGCCTGCGTGCCCGGGAAGTGCGTGATTACGCGGTGTCATCCCAGTGGAAGACCGATGCCTCGGGCCGGGCCAGCGGTTTGGTGTTTCAGTTCGGCATCGACATCTTCCGCGCTGCGGCGATGCTCACGGTGCTGTTCTCCGACCTGTCCATCGGCCACATGCTCGCGGTGTTCAGCTACCTGTGGTTCATGATCGGTCCGGTCGAGCAACTGCTGAATCTTCAGTACGCCTACTATGCGGCGGGCGGCGCACTGACCCGGATCAACGAGCTGCTGGCCCGTGCGGATGAGCCTCAGTACCCGGGGCAAATCAATCCGTTCGCGGGTCGCCAGACAGTGGGCATCGAGGTGCACGGATTGAGTTTCGGCTACAACGACGAGCGGGTCCTCGATCAACTGGATCTGTCGATCAATCCGGGGGAAAAAGTCGCGATCGTGGGTGCCAGCGGCGGCGGCAAAAGCACACTGGTGCAGTTACTGCTCGGCCTGTACACCGCCAAATCCGGGGTCATTCGTTTCGGTGGTTCAAGTTTGCAGGAGATCGGCCTGGACACCGTGCGCGAGAACGTCGCGGTGGTGTTGCAACACCCGGCGCTGTTCAACGACACCGTCCGTGCCAACCTGCTGATGGGCCGCGAGCAGGATGACAACGCCTGCTGGCAGGCGCTGGAAATCGCCCAGATGGATGCCACGATCCGCGCGCTGCCCCTAGGGCTGGACAGCGTGGTCGGGCGCTCGGGTGTTCGCCTGTCCGGTGGACAGCGACAACGCCTGGCCATCGCGCGCATGGTCTTGGCCGACCCCAAGGTGGTGATTCTCGACGAGGCCACGTCCGCGCTGGACGCTGCCACCGAGTACAACCTGCACCAGGCCCTTAACCGTTTTCTCAGTGGCCGTACCACCCTGATCATTGCCCACCGACTGTCGGCGGTAAAACAGGCTGACCGCGTGCTGGTGTTCGATGGCGGTCGCATCGCCGAGGACGGTGATCATCAGCAATTGATTGCAGATGGCGGGCTGTACGCTAGGCTCTACGGACACCTGCAACAGGTGTGA
- a CDS encoding TenA family transcriptional regulator produces MIDMFIRTGPLMDASSYPAWAQQLIDDCSDAKAKVVGHELYQRMRDGRLSSKTMRQYLIGGWPVVEQFAVYMAHNLTKTRFARHPGEDMARRWLMRNIRVELNHADYWVNWSAAHGVTLEDLQAQLVPSELHALNHWCWHSCSSDALVVAIAATNYAIEGATGEWSAVVCSQDTYADMFPPDTRKRAMKWLKMHAQYDDSHPWEALEIICTLAGNNPSEQLQSDLRMAVCKSYEYMFLFLERCMTLERSQEGNGPVREHRIPARA; encoded by the coding sequence GTGATCGATATGTTCATTAGAACCGGTCCGCTGATGGATGCCAGCAGTTACCCCGCTTGGGCACAGCAATTGATTGATGATTGCAGTGATGCCAAGGCCAAGGTGGTAGGGCATGAACTTTATCAACGCATGCGTGACGGGCGGCTCAGTTCTAAGACCATGCGTCAGTACCTGATTGGTGGCTGGCCGGTCGTCGAACAGTTCGCGGTCTATATGGCGCATAACCTCACCAAAACCCGATTCGCCCGACACCCGGGTGAAGACATGGCGCGACGATGGTTGATGCGCAACATTCGGGTCGAACTCAACCACGCCGATTACTGGGTCAACTGGAGCGCCGCCCACGGCGTGACCCTGGAAGACTTGCAGGCGCAGTTGGTGCCCTCGGAACTCCATGCATTGAATCACTGGTGCTGGCACAGCTGTTCGTCGGATGCGCTGGTGGTGGCCATCGCGGCGACCAACTACGCTATTGAAGGTGCCACCGGTGAATGGTCGGCCGTTGTCTGCTCTCAGGACACCTACGCGGACATGTTCCCGCCGGACACACGAAAGCGGGCGATGAAGTGGCTGAAGATGCATGCCCAGTACGACGATTCCCACCCTTGGGAAGCGCTGGAAATCATCTGCACCCTGGCCGGCAACAACCCCAGCGAGCAATTGCAGAGCGACCTGCGAATGGCGGTCTGCAAGAGCTACGAGTACATGTTCCTGTTCCTTGAGCGGTGCATGACGCTGGAGCGATCCCAGGAAGGCAACGGCCCGGTACGTGAACACCGGATCCCTGCCCGCGCCTGA
- a CDS encoding DUF2059 domain-containing protein: MTRLRAICAAVALVCASGQVLADTASHEASAVAFLKLAHADQLGAPVYMQVQQMFAQRFAETKAPASKQATLETYQGKANAALDQVISWPKLQPDMVKLYTSNFTESELKDLVAFYQSPLGQKVQAKMPQISQQSFQLTQSKLESAVPVVNKLLADMTKELTPAGAKPAVPAAPAKKP; the protein is encoded by the coding sequence ATGACCCGTCTTCGTGCCATTTGTGCTGCGGTTGCTCTGGTATGTGCCAGCGGCCAGGTTCTTGCCGATACCGCCAGCCATGAAGCCAGTGCTGTAGCGTTCCTCAAACTGGCTCACGCCGATCAACTGGGTGCGCCGGTTTACATGCAGGTCCAGCAGATGTTCGCTCAGCGTTTCGCTGAAACCAAAGCACCTGCGTCCAAGCAAGCCACCCTCGAAACCTATCAGGGCAAGGCCAATGCCGCGCTGGATCAGGTGATCAGCTGGCCAAAACTGCAGCCTGACATGGTCAAGCTGTACACCTCCAACTTCACTGAAAGCGAGCTGAAAGACCTGGTTGCCTTCTACCAGTCTCCACTGGGCCAGAAAGTCCAGGCCAAGATGCCGCAGATCAGCCAGCAGTCGTTCCAGCTGACCCAGAGCAAACTGGAAAGCGCGGTGCCTGTGGTCAACAAGCTGCTCGCCGACATGACCAAGGAACTGACCCCGGCCGGCGCCAAGCCTGCTGTACCGGCCGCTCCTGCCAAGAAGCCATAA
- the ubiG gene encoding bifunctional 2-polyprenyl-6-hydroxyphenol methylase/3-demethylubiquinol 3-O-methyltransferase UbiG, whose translation MSNVDHAEIAKFEALAHRWWDRNSEFKPLHDINPLRVNWIDERVNLAGKKVLDVGCGGGILSEAMALRGATVTGIDMGEAPLAVARLHQLESGVSVEYRQITAEALAEEMPEQFDVVTCLEMLEHVPDPSSVIRACYEMVKPGGQVFFSTINRNPKAYLFAIIGAEYIMNLLPRGTHDFKKFIRPSELGAWSRDAGLQVKDITGLTYNPLTKHYKLASDVDVNYMIQTLRGV comes from the coding sequence ATGAGCAACGTCGACCACGCCGAAATCGCCAAATTCGAGGCCCTCGCCCATCGCTGGTGGGACCGCAACAGCGAGTTCAAGCCGCTTCACGACATCAATCCGCTGCGGGTGAACTGGATTGACGAACGCGTGAATCTGGCCGGCAAGAAGGTGCTCGACGTCGGCTGCGGCGGCGGCATTCTGAGCGAGGCCATGGCCTTGCGCGGCGCTACCGTGACCGGCATCGACATGGGCGAAGCGCCGCTGGCCGTGGCGCGACTGCATCAGCTTGAGTCTGGGGTCAGCGTCGAGTACCGGCAGATCACCGCCGAAGCGCTGGCCGAAGAAATGCCCGAGCAGTTCGATGTCGTGACCTGCCTGGAAATGCTGGAGCACGTGCCGGACCCGTCGTCGGTGATTCGTGCCTGCTACGAGATGGTCAAGCCGGGCGGGCAGGTGTTTTTCTCCACCATCAACCGCAACCCGAAGGCGTACCTGTTCGCGATCATCGGCGCCGAGTACATCATGAACCTGCTGCCGCGCGGCACCCATGACTTCAAGAAATTCATCCGCCCTTCCGAACTGGGCGCGTGGAGCCGCGATGCCGGGCTGCAGGTCAAGGACATCACCGGCCTGACCTACAACCCGCTGACCAAGCACTACAAGCTGGCGTCCGACGTCGACGTCAATTACATGATCCAGACACTGCGGGGAGTCTGA
- a CDS encoding GGDEF domain-containing protein: MSFPTTTNAIDFDSARLQRHGFAPQHSLVRPALDYEQLRRQLDLQLQTSLEADKILSMLFQSVQQLIPLNALSYKHLPTDLRLELGERARHNVTYSMTHEGEQLGELSFQRDHRFAEHELEQLESLLSSLLYPLRNALLYRHASLSALRDPLTGAGNRIAMEQSLIREFEIARRQQQPLSVLMLDIDHFKGINDTHGHATGDEVLRAVTNVVKDRLRNIDQVFRFGGEEFLIVLTNTSRESAALVGERLRSAALQLTYPVNGRAVDLTVSLGCSTLLPGESSDSMLRRADTALYAAKRKGRNRLEMAG, encoded by the coding sequence ATGAGTTTTCCAACTACCACCAATGCCATTGATTTCGACAGCGCCCGGCTGCAACGCCATGGTTTCGCGCCGCAGCACAGCCTCGTCCGGCCTGCCCTCGATTACGAGCAGCTCCGGCGTCAGCTCGATCTGCAACTGCAAACCAGCCTCGAAGCGGACAAGATCCTGTCGATGCTTTTCCAGAGTGTTCAGCAGCTCATCCCGCTGAATGCCCTCAGCTATAAACATCTGCCCACCGATCTGCGCCTGGAACTGGGCGAGCGCGCCCGACATAACGTCACCTACAGCATGACCCACGAAGGCGAGCAGTTGGGCGAGCTGTCGTTCCAGCGCGATCACCGTTTCGCCGAGCATGAGCTGGAGCAACTCGAGTCGTTGCTGTCGAGCCTGTTGTATCCCCTGCGCAATGCCCTGCTGTACCGCCACGCCAGCTTGAGTGCGCTGCGTGATCCGCTGACCGGCGCCGGCAACCGGATTGCCATGGAGCAGTCGCTCATTCGCGAGTTCGAGATTGCACGCCGCCAGCAGCAACCGCTGTCGGTGCTAATGCTCGACATCGACCACTTCAAGGGCATCAACGACACCCACGGCCACGCCACGGGCGACGAGGTGCTGCGGGCCGTGACCAACGTGGTCAAGGATCGCCTGCGCAACATCGATCAAGTGTTCAGGTTTGGCGGTGAGGAGTTTCTCATCGTGCTGACCAACACCAGCCGTGAGTCAGCCGCGCTGGTGGGCGAACGCCTGCGCAGCGCCGCACTGCAACTCACTTATCCGGTGAACGGACGGGCGGTGGACCTGACGGTCAGCCTGGGTTGCTCGACGCTGCTGCCGGGCGAATCGTCCGACAGCATGTTGCGCCGTGCCGACACAGCCCTGTACGCCGCCAAGCGCAAGGGCCGCAACCGCCTGGAAATGGCGGGCTGA
- a CDS encoding BolA family protein encodes MSMQQRIESALTVFQPEYLQVLNESHMHSRGTDTHYKAVVVSEQFAGLNAVKRHQKVYGLLGGLMGEFHALALHTYTPEEWAKLGAAPSSPTCAGGHD; translated from the coding sequence ATGAGCATGCAACAGCGAATCGAATCCGCGTTGACGGTCTTTCAGCCCGAGTACCTTCAGGTGCTCAATGAAAGCCACATGCACAGTCGCGGCACGGACACTCACTACAAGGCGGTGGTGGTCAGCGAGCAGTTCGCCGGCCTCAACGCGGTCAAGCGTCACCAGAAGGTCTATGGCCTGCTCGGTGGTTTGATGGGGGAGTTCCACGCTCTGGCGCTTCACACCTACACCCCGGAAGAATGGGCGAAGCTCGGCGCTGCGCCGTCTTCCCCGACCTGTGCGGGTGGGCATGACTGA
- a CDS encoding YciK family oxidoreductase, translating to MFNYSARPDLLKDRVILVTGAGRGIGAAAARTYAAHGATVLLLGRTESNLSALYDEIEAAGHPQPVVIPLDLETALPHQYDELAAMIEGEFGRLDGVLHNASIIGPRTPIEQLTGEQFMQVMHVNVNATFMLTTALLPLLKLSGDASIAFTSSSVGRKGRAYWGAYGVSKFATEGLMQTLADEFDGLGSLRANSINPGATRTDMRAQAYPAEDPTRNPTPEEIMPVYLYLMGPDSKGVNGQALDAQTR from the coding sequence ATGTTCAATTACTCCGCCCGCCCCGACCTGCTCAAGGACCGGGTGATTCTGGTCACCGGCGCCGGCCGTGGCATTGGCGCCGCTGCCGCGAGAACCTACGCGGCCCACGGCGCGACGGTCTTGCTGCTGGGCCGGACCGAATCGAACCTCAGCGCGCTGTATGACGAGATCGAGGCCGCCGGGCATCCTCAGCCCGTGGTCATCCCGCTCGATCTAGAGACCGCCCTGCCCCATCAATACGACGAACTCGCCGCGATGATCGAAGGGGAGTTCGGCCGGCTTGACGGCGTACTGCACAACGCCTCGATCATCGGGCCGCGCACGCCGATCGAGCAGCTCACCGGCGAGCAGTTCATGCAGGTGATGCACGTAAACGTCAACGCCACCTTCATGCTGACCACCGCGCTGCTGCCGCTGCTCAAGCTGTCGGGTGACGCGTCCATCGCCTTCACCTCCAGCAGCGTCGGGCGCAAAGGCCGCGCGTATTGGGGCGCCTATGGCGTGTCCAAGTTCGCCACCGAAGGGCTGATGCAGACGCTGGCCGACGAGTTCGATGGCCTTGGGTCGCTACGCGCCAACAGTATCAATCCGGGCGCAACCCGCACGGACATGCGCGCTCAGGCATACCCGGCGGAAGATCCGACCCGCAACCCGACGCCGGAAGAGATCATGCCGGTGTACCTGTACCTCATGGGGCCGGACAGCAAAGGCGTCAACGGACAGGCACTGGATGCCCAGACCCGCTGA
- a CDS encoding EAL domain-containing protein, which translates to MKQKRILEKPRLLGIVWPFIAVVLLQALLGCVSLYMMSAVRSYIGGESLWSKGQKDAIYYLNLYANSRDDINYQKYQKAIAIPQGGHDLRLAMDQPVPDIARATAGILQGGNHPDDAQSIIWLYLNFQHFSYLEKAVDLWKVGDNYLVQLDEVAREMHARIQEGEVTHSDVLGWRQRISAINEGVTPAAMAFSDALGEGSRLILRILLVVNLATAVCLIILALLRTHKLLEQRHGFAVALQMEKERAQVTLESIGDGVITTDVDGSIVYMNPAAELMTHWKNEQAAGLPLAALFSLLDENDQKDTSTLIERMLSGNMGGGSESSRMIQRLDGSTVSVALVGSPIRTEGKVSGAVLVLHDMTQERQYIANLSWQATHDALTGLANRREFEYRLELALNNLAEQPARHGLLFLDLDQFKLVNDTSGHAAGDELLRHICTLLQQGVREGDTLARLGGDEFGILLEHCAPEDAERVAESLRQTVESLHFVWKGRPFVTTVSIGLVHIDEAPTTLESSLRAADMACYMAKEKGRNRVQVYHDDDSDLSTRFGEMAWIQRLHMALEDNRFCLYSQEIAALGRNAGQSHRHIEILLRLRDESGRMILPDSFIPAAERYGMMTTLDRWVVQHVFMIIADCLKSGHGKGPMAVCAINLSGTSIGDDAFLEYLRQQFQIYAIPPELICFEITETSAIANLGSAIRFINELKSLGCRFSLDDFCAGMSSFAYLKHLPVDFLKIDGSFVKDMLDDPVNRAMVEVINHIGHVMGKQTIAEFVESPQIEQALLEIGVDYAQGYVIERPQLFTCECLHARPARQTPLLFSAPGTFR; encoded by the coding sequence ATGAAGCAAAAGCGGATCCTCGAGAAGCCTCGTCTTCTGGGCATCGTCTGGCCATTTATCGCCGTCGTGCTGTTACAGGCACTGCTGGGCTGCGTCAGCCTGTACATGATGTCGGCGGTGCGCAGCTACATTGGCGGCGAGAGCCTGTGGTCGAAGGGTCAGAAGGACGCGATTTATTACCTGAACCTCTACGCCAACAGCCGCGACGACATCAATTACCAGAAATACCAGAAAGCGATCGCCATTCCCCAGGGCGGCCATGACTTGCGCCTGGCGATGGATCAGCCGGTGCCCGACATCGCGCGCGCCACTGCGGGGATTCTGCAGGGTGGTAACCATCCTGACGATGCGCAAAGCATCATCTGGCTCTACCTGAACTTCCAGCACTTCAGCTACCTGGAAAAGGCCGTCGACCTGTGGAAGGTGGGTGACAACTACCTGGTGCAGCTCGATGAGGTCGCCCGGGAAATGCACGCGCGGATTCAGGAAGGGGAAGTCACCCACAGCGATGTCCTGGGCTGGCGCCAGCGCATCAGCGCCATCAACGAAGGCGTCACTCCGGCGGCCATGGCCTTCAGCGACGCGCTGGGGGAGGGCTCGCGGCTTATTCTGCGGATTCTCTTGGTGGTCAACCTCGCCACCGCGGTGTGCCTGATCATCCTTGCACTGCTGCGCACCCACAAACTGCTGGAGCAGCGCCATGGCTTTGCAGTTGCGCTGCAGATGGAAAAAGAGCGTGCGCAGGTGACCCTCGAGTCCATCGGTGACGGCGTCATCACCACCGATGTCGACGGTTCGATCGTCTACATGAACCCCGCCGCCGAGCTCATGACCCACTGGAAGAACGAACAGGCGGCCGGGCTGCCGCTGGCCGCGCTGTTCAGCCTGCTCGACGAGAATGACCAGAAAGACACCTCGACCCTGATCGAGCGCATGCTCAGCGGCAATATGGGCGGCGGCAGCGAAAGCTCCAGAATGATTCAGCGCCTGGACGGCAGCACGGTGTCGGTCGCCCTGGTCGGCTCGCCGATCCGCACCGAAGGCAAGGTCAGTGGCGCGGTGCTGGTGTTGCATGACATGACCCAGGAGCGGCAGTACATCGCCAACCTGTCCTGGCAGGCGACCCACGATGCGCTGACCGGACTGGCCAACCGCCGCGAGTTCGAATACCGCCTGGAACTGGCCCTCAACAACCTGGCCGAGCAGCCCGCGCGGCATGGGTTGTTGTTCCTGGATCTGGATCAGTTCAAGCTGGTCAACGACACCAGTGGTCACGCCGCAGGCGACGAACTGCTGCGGCACATCTGTACGCTGCTGCAACAAGGCGTGCGCGAAGGCGACACCTTGGCGCGTCTGGGCGGCGACGAGTTCGGCATCCTCCTTGAACATTGCGCGCCGGAGGACGCCGAACGGGTGGCCGAGAGCCTGCGCCAAACCGTGGAAAGCCTGCATTTTGTCTGGAAAGGCCGGCCGTTTGTCACCACCGTCAGCATTGGCCTGGTGCACATCGACGAGGCGCCGACCACCCTCGAATCATCGCTGCGCGCCGCCGACATGGCCTGCTACATGGCCAAGGAAAAAGGCCGCAACCGGGTTCAGGTCTACCACGACGACGACTCCGATCTGTCCACCCGCTTTGGTGAAATGGCCTGGATTCAGCGCCTGCACATGGCCCTCGAAGACAACCGCTTTTGCCTGTATTCCCAAGAGATCGCAGCGCTGGGCCGCAACGCCGGGCAAAGTCACCGCCATATCGAAATCCTGCTGCGGCTGCGCGACGAGTCCGGGCGCATGATTCTGCCTGACAGTTTCATCCCCGCCGCCGAGCGCTACGGCATGATGACAACCCTGGATCGCTGGGTCGTGCAGCACGTCTTCATGATCATCGCCGACTGTCTCAAGTCCGGACACGGCAAAGGCCCGATGGCGGTGTGTGCGATCAACCTGTCCGGGACCAGCATTGGCGACGACGCCTTTCTCGAGTATTTGCGACAGCAGTTCCAGATCTACGCAATTCCGCCTGAACTTATCTGTTTTGAAATCACCGAAACCAGTGCGATTGCCAATCTGGGCAGCGCCATTCGGTTCATCAATGAACTTAAAAGTCTGGGATGCCGTTTCTCTCTGGATGACTTCTGTGCAGGCATGTCGTCATTCGCGTACTTGAAGCACTTGCCTGTGGACTTCCTGAAGATTGATGGCAGTTTCGTAAAAGACATGCTCGATGACCCGGTCAACCGGGCGATGGTGGAAGTGATCAACCATATCGGGCACGTGATGGGCAAACAGACGATCGCGGAGTTCGTCGAGAGCCCCCAGATAGAGCAGGCGTTATTGGAAATCGGTGTGGACTACGCTCAGGGTTACGTCATCGAGCGACCGCAATTATTCACCTGTGAATGTCTGCACGCACGGCCCGCGAGGCAGACCCCACTGCTGTTCAGCGCTCCCGGGACTTTTCGCTGA
- the mupP gene encoding N-acetylmuramic acid 6-phosphate phosphatase MupP, translated as MGLRAVLFDMDGTLLDTAPDFIAICQAMLAERGFPHVDDKLIRDEVSGGAKAMVSAAFAMSPEAPEFEALRLEFLARYQTDCAVHSTLFDGMAELLADIEKANLIWGVVTNKPVRFAQPIMEQLGLSERSAVLICPDHVTKSKPDPEPLLLACKMLDLDPASVLFVGDDLRDIESGRDAGTKTAAVRYGYIHPQDNPDHWGADVVVNHPLELRRVLDDALCSC; from the coding sequence ATGGGCTTGAGGGCAGTTCTCTTCGACATGGACGGCACGCTGCTCGACACCGCGCCGGACTTCATCGCGATCTGCCAGGCGATGCTGGCCGAACGCGGCTTCCCGCATGTGGACGACAAATTGATTCGCGACGAAGTCTCCGGCGGTGCCAAGGCGATGGTCTCGGCGGCGTTTGCCATGTCCCCCGAGGCGCCGGAATTCGAGGCGCTGCGCCTGGAATTCCTGGCGCGCTATCAGACCGATTGCGCGGTGCACAGCACGCTGTTCGACGGCATGGCCGAGTTGCTGGCCGACATCGAGAAAGCCAACCTGATCTGGGGCGTGGTGACCAACAAGCCGGTACGTTTCGCACAGCCGATCATGGAGCAACTGGGCTTGTCGGAGCGTTCGGCGGTGCTGATCTGCCCGGACCACGTAACTAAAAGCAAGCCCGATCCGGAGCCGCTGCTGCTGGCCTGCAAGATGCTCGATCTGGACCCGGCCAGCGTGCTGTTCGTGGGCGATGACCTGCGCGACATCGAATCCGGTCGCGACGCCGGCACCAAGACCGCCGCCGTGCGCTACGGCTACATCCATCCCCAGGACAACCCCGATCACTGGGGCGCCGACGTGGTGGTGAATCACCCGCTGGAGCTGCGCCGGGTGCTGGACGATGCGTTGTGCAGTTGCTGA